A stretch of the Nostoc sphaeroides genome encodes the following:
- a CDS encoding ribbon-helix-helix domain-containing protein, which translates to MSKRFSVTVPDYVFEDLEAIARIQGRPTATLVAFLVEAFVRDAREKGELPSAKPPKQDGAA; encoded by the coding sequence GTGAGTAAAAGATTTTCAGTAACCGTTCCAGATTATGTTTTTGAAGATTTAGAGGCGATCGCACGAATCCAAGGAAGACCGACCGCTACCTTGGTTGCTTTTCTTGTAGAAGCATTTGTAAGGGATGCGCGAGAAAAAGGAGAGCTACCCTCAGCGAAACCGCCCAAGCAAGATGGTGCAGCATGA
- a CDS encoding RNA-guided endonuclease InsQ/TnpB family protein, whose product MIVFEAKLEGQNEQYRALDEAIRTARFVRNSCLRYWMDNKGIGRYDLNKFCAVLAASIEFPWVDKLNSMARQASAERAWSAIARFFDNCKKGKPGKKGFPKFKKEQTHGSVEYKTCGWKLSDDRRYITFSDGFKAGTFKLWGTRDLHFYQLKQFKRVRVVRRADGYYCQFCIDQERVERREPTGKTIGIDVGLNHFYTDSNGETVPNPRHLRKSEKSLRRLQRRMSKTKKGSQNRIKFRNKLARKHLKVSRQRKDFAVKTARCVVRSNDLVAYEDLMVRNMVKNHRLAKSISDASWSLFRDWVEYFGKVFGVVTVAVPPHYTSQNCSNCGEVVKKTFLTRTHVCPHCGHTQDRDWNAARNILEKGLSTAGHVGTNASGETDQYLSEETPSSKSTRGKRKPRERSLESPPSTK is encoded by the coding sequence ATGATCGTATTTGAGGCAAAACTTGAAGGACAAAACGAGCAGTATCGAGCGCTTGATGAAGCGATTCGTACTGCTCGTTTTGTGCGTAATAGCTGCCTGAGATACTGGATGGACAATAAGGGCATTGGACGCTATGACCTAAATAAATTTTGCGCTGTACTTGCAGCCAGTATTGAGTTTCCTTGGGTTGACAAGCTGAACTCAATGGCAAGACAAGCCAGTGCTGAAAGGGCGTGGTCTGCAATCGCTCGGTTCTTTGATAACTGCAAAAAAGGTAAACCAGGGAAAAAGGGATTTCCAAAGTTTAAGAAAGAACAAACGCATGGTTCTGTTGAGTACAAAACCTGTGGATGGAAACTTTCTGATGACCGCAGGTATATCACTTTCTCGGATGGATTTAAGGCAGGAACCTTTAAACTCTGGGGAACTCGTGACCTGCATTTCTACCAGCTTAAACAGTTTAAAAGGGTGCGGGTTGTACGTCGTGCAGATGGCTATTATTGCCAATTTTGCATTGACCAAGAGCGAGTTGAAAGACGAGAACCAACAGGAAAAACTATTGGTATTGATGTTGGACTGAACCATTTCTACACCGATAGTAACGGAGAGACAGTCCCCAATCCTAGACATCTTCGCAAGAGTGAGAAGTCTTTGAGGCGGTTGCAACGCCGGATGTCTAAGACTAAAAAAGGTTCTCAAAACAGAATTAAGTTTAGAAATAAACTTGCACGGAAACACCTCAAAGTAAGTCGCCAGCGTAAAGACTTTGCCGTTAAGACAGCAAGGTGCGTGGTGAGGTCTAACGACCTTGTAGCGTATGAAGATTTGATGGTGCGGAATATGGTGAAAAATCACCGCTTGGCTAAGTCTATTAGTGATGCTTCGTGGTCGTTGTTTCGTGATTGGGTTGAGTATTTCGGTAAGGTGTTTGGTGTGGTCACGGTTGCCGTTCCACCTCACTACACCAGTCAGAATTGCTCTAACTGTGGCGAGGTTGTCAAAAAGACGTTCTTAACCAGAACTCATGTTTGTCCTCATTGTGGGCATACCCAAGACAGGGATTGGAACGCAGCGCGGAACATATTAGAAAAAGGATTGAGTACGGCGGGTCACGTCGGAACTAACGCCTCTGGAGAGACTGACCAATACTTGAGTGAGGAAACTCCTTCAAGCAAGTCAACTCGTGGAAAGAGGAAACCCAGAGAGCGATCTTTGGAATCCCCACCCTCAACGAAGTAG
- a CDS encoding tyrosine-type recombinase/integrase — MNAIASNFNPESLALTEPVPLTLHPAEVYLNSLGEGSRRTMREALNAIAQLLTSGTSDASTLDWSKLRYQHTAAVRSVLMEKYSPAMANKMLCALRRTLKEAWRLELMSTDEYGRAADIESVRGKSLLKGREIDAEEISALWDDCIQDDSTLGRRDAALLAVLTVGLRRSEVTYLDLSDFKPRTRSLTIREAKGRKERIVYLPEAGVQAVLDWLLIRGKAPGALFYPLNKANKIIHRRMSEQGVLRALQRRGEKADVDAFTPHDFRRTFIGNLLDAGADIVTIAKLAGHASPNTTSKYDRRGEAAKKRAIDLLNVPYKRH; from the coding sequence GTGAACGCGATCGCATCTAATTTCAACCCAGAATCGCTGGCGTTAACCGAACCAGTACCTCTGACGCTACACCCAGCTGAAGTTTACCTTAACAGTCTTGGTGAAGGTTCTCGGCGGACGATGCGGGAAGCACTCAACGCGATCGCCCAACTGCTAACCAGTGGCACAAGTGATGCAAGTACTTTGGATTGGTCGAAGTTGCGCTATCAGCACACTGCTGCGGTACGGTCGGTGCTGATGGAAAAATACAGTCCAGCGATGGCGAATAAAATGTTATGTGCATTACGGCGGACGCTCAAGGAAGCTTGGCGGTTAGAATTAATGTCCACGGATGAGTATGGACGAGCGGCTGATATTGAGTCCGTGCGGGGCAAGAGTTTATTGAAGGGGCGAGAAATCGATGCTGAAGAAATATCTGCACTTTGGGATGATTGTATTCAAGATGACTCAACATTGGGTCGGAGGGATGCCGCACTGCTGGCAGTTTTGACGGTTGGCTTGCGTCGCAGTGAGGTAACTTATCTTGATTTGAGCGATTTTAAGCCGCGCACTCGATCATTGACAATACGTGAAGCTAAGGGCCGGAAGGAACGAATTGTGTATTTACCCGAAGCTGGTGTGCAAGCTGTCCTTGATTGGCTGCTGATTCGGGGGAAAGCACCAGGGGCGCTATTTTATCCCTTAAATAAGGCAAATAAAATCATACATAGACGGATGAGTGAGCAGGGGGTGTTACGAGCATTGCAACGGCGAGGGGAAAAAGCTGATGTGGATGCCTTTACACCCCATGATTTTAGAAGAACTTTTATTGGTAATCTATTGGATGCGGGTGCAGATATCGTCACGATAGCGAAACTTGCAGGTCATGCGTCGCCAAATACTACAAGTAAGTATGATCGGCGGGGGGAAGCAGCTAAGAAACGGGCGATTGATTTGCTGAATGTGCCTTACAAGAGACATTAG
- a CDS encoding DUF4365 domain-containing protein, with amino-acid sequence MSLNTQKEDFSYAYVYAVTATAGYSLQAATRRLDDSGIDATITVPGKLNSKRLPRFDVQIKSTSQDVKRETSIKYRLSVKNYDELREDDPFVPQLLIVVLVPEEVSDWLSQTEESISLKRCGYWLSLRGQPAIDNKTNITVEIKRQNIFSPDALKTIMSRIAVGETL; translated from the coding sequence ATGAGCCTCAATACCCAAAAAGAAGATTTCAGTTACGCTTATGTGTATGCCGTCACTGCAACTGCTGGCTACTCCTTGCAAGCAGCCACACGTAGGTTAGATGATAGCGGCATCGACGCTACAATTACCGTACCAGGAAAACTCAACTCCAAGCGTCTGCCGAGATTTGACGTACAAATTAAATCTACATCCCAAGATGTTAAGAGAGAAACATCCATCAAATACCGACTCAGCGTCAAAAACTATGACGAACTCCGGGAAGACGACCCCTTCGTGCCACAACTATTAATAGTTGTTTTAGTGCCAGAAGAAGTTAGCGACTGGTTATCCCAAACCGAAGAATCCATATCCCTCAAACGCTGCGGTTACTGGCTATCGTTGCGCGGACAACCAGCGATTGATAACAAGACGAACATCACAGTGGAAATTAAGCGTCAAAATATATTTAGCCCCGACGCACTCAAAACCATAATGTCACGCATCGCCGTTGGAGAAACCCTATGA